The following coding sequences are from one Acidimicrobiia bacterium window:
- a CDS encoding helix-turn-helix domain-containing protein, whose amino-acid sequence MPKPVKRDIAVENNRGQARTRLARRAVVDAARTLFLERGYAATTVEAISERSDVPAATVYRLFSSKLGILKALLDTSIAGDDKPLAVEERPDVAALSSEPDPRKVLAGLASVTTAINRRANDVYLVLTGAAGSDPAAAELLGEIRRQREQGQGRIARSLARAHALRPGLRERDAADLIHALMSPEVYRLLVGERGWTAQRYEQWLAATLAQQLTE is encoded by the coding sequence ATGCCGAAGCCCGTCAAGCGCGACATCGCAGTCGAGAACAACCGCGGTCAAGCCCGCACGCGCCTCGCCCGCCGCGCGGTGGTCGACGCGGCCCGAACGCTGTTCCTCGAACGGGGCTACGCGGCGACGACCGTCGAGGCGATCAGCGAACGCTCCGACGTGCCGGCCGCGACCGTGTACCGGCTGTTCTCGTCGAAGCTCGGAATCCTGAAGGCGCTGCTCGACACGTCCATCGCCGGTGACGACAAGCCTCTGGCGGTGGAGGAACGGCCGGACGTCGCGGCGTTGAGCAGCGAACCCGACCCGCGCAAGGTGCTCGCCGGGCTCGCGAGCGTGACGACGGCGATCAACCGGCGCGCGAACGACGTCTACCTCGTGCTCACGGGCGCGGCCGGTTCCGATCCCGCCGCCGCGGAACTGCTCGGAGAGATCCGACGACAGCGCGAGCAAGGTCAGGGCCGGATCGCACGCTCACTCGCGCGCGCACACGCGCTCAGGCCCGGACTGCGTGAGCGCGACGCAGCCGACCTGATCCACGCGCTGATGTCACCCGAGGTCTACCGGCTTCTCGTCGGCGAGCGCGGCTGGACCGCGCAACGCTACGAGCAGTGGCTCGCGGCAACCCTCGCACAGCAGCTGACGGAGTGA
- a CDS encoding proline dehydrogenase family protein: MTPDDLEPEVQQLGRRIGTLAGRGHVRLGGGAWTERLLDWALASPEFKTQLFRLVDVLPACTDDADVVRHVEEYLGGVEAPAVVGTGIAVADRLPFGTRLSARVARRAVTRMARQFIAGETARQAMARLTRLWRAGQASTVDLLGEKTLTATEADEYAARVDELLAAFVATSASWPDDPALERDPWGPVPRANVSVKPTALSPRFDPLENGHAVADAFTRVRPVLERARASDATVHLDTESYAVKDLTFDLVRAIGGEFPDGPQLGCVVQAYLRESFDDLRALIDWSARTLRVPLQVRLVKGAYWDAETVEARAAGWPSPVFADKRDTDANYERCVRLMVARAGEIRPAFASHNVRSLAYAVVHARAAGLHDTAFELQLLYGMAAPVHDALRRLGLRTRVYAPVGALIPGMAYLVRRLLENTSNESFIRQRFAEGAQLDRLLVPPTERDDASPPSTEPAALDATDARDRGAFVNEPHAELRRAPVRDQIRDAMHRATGEYPFVAPVLMEGQAVATDAMIESRDPSCTERLVCTSGSAEPEHVDHAVAVALDAWGAWRDRPWCERADVIFRAAVLLRARRDELVALEVGEAGKPIAEADADVAEAIDFCEYYGREALRLAHGGPVAQAPGESNRYEYEPRGPAAVITPWNFPLAIPAGMTVAALVTGNPVLLKPAEQTPGVASRFVHLLLEAGVPPGVMAFLPGPGEQIGRHLVEHPDVATVAFTGSKAVGCEIVERAARPAAGKRHVTRVVAEMGGKNPAVVDEDADLDVAVPAIVASAFGYAGQKCSAVSRVIGVGRIFDELMTRLTGAVDVLPVGSAHDLRTVVGPLIDADALERVQRYQRVAMDEGDVVLQRHDVPDGGWYAGPTVVVVNRTDATVFTDEIFGPVLACMAADDFEHALALANTTAYALTAGFFSRSPARIRHAASHLRAGNVYVNRVTTGALVGRQPFGGFGMSGVGSKAGGPDYLLQFVEPRVVTENTLRQGFAAAGPTS; this comes from the coding sequence GTGACGCCCGACGACCTCGAGCCGGAGGTCCAGCAGCTCGGGAGGCGCATCGGCACGCTGGCCGGACGGGGCCACGTCCGGTTGGGTGGTGGCGCGTGGACCGAGCGACTGCTCGACTGGGCGCTGGCGTCACCCGAGTTCAAGACCCAGCTGTTCCGGCTCGTCGACGTCCTGCCCGCGTGCACCGACGACGCCGACGTCGTGCGCCACGTCGAGGAGTACCTGGGCGGCGTCGAGGCTCCCGCGGTCGTCGGGACGGGGATCGCGGTCGCCGATCGACTGCCGTTCGGGACGCGGCTGTCGGCGCGCGTCGCCCGTCGCGCCGTCACGCGCATGGCGCGCCAATTCATCGCGGGTGAGACGGCGCGCCAGGCGATGGCCCGCCTCACGCGACTGTGGCGGGCAGGCCAGGCATCGACCGTCGACCTGCTCGGCGAGAAGACACTGACCGCAACCGAGGCCGACGAGTACGCGGCGCGCGTCGACGAGCTGCTCGCCGCGTTCGTCGCGACCAGCGCGTCCTGGCCCGACGACCCGGCACTCGAACGAGACCCGTGGGGTCCGGTGCCGCGGGCGAACGTCTCGGTGAAGCCGACGGCGCTCTCGCCCCGGTTCGACCCGCTCGAGAACGGGCACGCCGTCGCCGACGCCTTCACGCGAGTCCGACCGGTGCTGGAACGGGCTCGCGCGTCGGACGCGACCGTACATCTCGACACGGAGAGCTACGCGGTCAAGGACCTGACGTTCGACCTCGTGCGCGCGATCGGCGGCGAGTTCCCCGATGGCCCGCAGCTCGGTTGCGTCGTGCAGGCGTACCTACGGGAGTCCTTCGACGATCTGCGCGCGCTCATCGACTGGTCGGCGCGGACGTTGCGCGTCCCGCTCCAGGTTCGTCTCGTGAAGGGCGCGTACTGGGACGCGGAGACCGTCGAGGCGCGTGCGGCCGGCTGGCCGTCGCCCGTGTTCGCCGACAAGCGCGACACGGACGCGAACTACGAGCGGTGCGTGCGGCTCATGGTCGCTCGCGCCGGCGAGATCCGCCCCGCGTTCGCGAGCCACAACGTACGCAGCCTCGCCTACGCCGTCGTCCACGCGCGCGCCGCGGGACTCCACGACACCGCGTTCGAGCTGCAGCTCCTCTACGGCATGGCGGCCCCGGTTCACGATGCCCTGCGCCGGCTCGGCTTGCGCACACGCGTCTACGCACCGGTCGGGGCCCTGATCCCCGGGATGGCGTACCTCGTTCGCCGGCTGCTCGAGAACACGTCGAACGAGTCGTTCATCCGCCAGCGCTTCGCCGAGGGTGCGCAGCTCGACCGCCTGCTCGTGCCACCCACGGAGCGGGACGACGCTTCCCCGCCGAGCACGGAGCCGGCCGCGCTCGATGCGACCGACGCCCGCGATCGCGGTGCGTTCGTCAACGAGCCGCACGCGGAGCTCCGTCGCGCGCCGGTGCGCGACCAAATTCGTGATGCGATGCACCGCGCGACGGGTGAGTACCCGTTCGTCGCGCCCGTCCTCATGGAGGGTCAGGCCGTCGCGACCGATGCGATGATCGAGTCGCGTGACCCGAGCTGCACCGAGCGACTCGTGTGCACCAGCGGCTCCGCGGAGCCGGAGCACGTCGACCACGCGGTCGCCGTCGCCCTCGACGCGTGGGGAGCATGGCGCGACCGACCGTGGTGCGAGCGCGCGGACGTGATCTTCCGCGCGGCCGTGCTGTTGCGCGCACGTCGTGACGAGCTCGTCGCGCTCGAGGTGGGCGAAGCGGGCAAGCCGATCGCGGAGGCGGACGCGGACGTCGCCGAGGCGATCGACTTCTGCGAGTACTACGGGAGGGAAGCGCTGCGACTCGCGCACGGCGGACCGGTCGCCCAGGCGCCCGGCGAGAGCAACCGCTACGAGTACGAGCCGCGAGGCCCGGCCGCCGTGATCACACCGTGGAACTTCCCACTGGCGATCCCCGCCGGCATGACGGTGGCTGCCCTGGTCACCGGCAATCCCGTGCTGCTCAAGCCGGCCGAGCAGACGCCCGGGGTCGCGTCCCGGTTCGTGCACCTTCTGCTGGAAGCAGGCGTACCGCCGGGCGTGATGGCGTTCCTGCCCGGCCCCGGTGAGCAGATCGGCCGGCACCTGGTCGAGCACCCCGACGTCGCAACCGTCGCGTTCACGGGGTCGAAGGCGGTCGGATGCGAGATCGTCGAACGCGCCGCGCGACCCGCGGCGGGCAAGCGCCACGTCACGCGCGTCGTCGCGGAGATGGGCGGGAAGAACCCGGCGGTCGTCGACGAGGACGCGGACCTCGACGTCGCGGTACCGGCGATCGTCGCGAGCGCGTTCGGGTACGCGGGTCAGAAGTGCTCCGCGGTCTCGCGCGTCATCGGCGTCGGACGGATCTTCGACGAGTTGATGACGCGGCTGACGGGTGCCGTCGACGTGCTGCCGGTCGGCAGCGCGCACGATCTGCGAACGGTCGTCGGGCCGCTGATCGACGCCGACGCGCTCGAGCGTGTGCAGCGGTACCAACGCGTCGCGATGGACGAGGGCGACGTCGTGCTCCAGCGTCATGACGTCCCGGACGGCGGCTGGTACGCGGGCCCGACCGTCGTGGTGGTGAACCGGACGGACGCGACGGTGTTCACGGATGAGATCTTCGGTCCCGTGCTCGCCTGCATGGCGGCCGACGACTTCGAGCACGCGCTCGCGCTCGCCAACACGACCGCGTACGCGCTGACCGCCGGGTTCTTCTCCCGGTCACCGGCGCGCATTCGTCACGCCGCGTCGCATCTCCGCGCCGGGAACGTCTACGTCAATCGCGTCACCACCGGTGCGCTCGTCGGCCGGCAGCCGTTCGGCGGGTTCGGCATGTCGGGTGTCGGCTCGAAGGCCGGCGGACCCGACTACCTCCTCCAGTTCGTCGAGCCGCGCGTCGTCACGGAGAACACGCTGCGCCAGGGGTTCGCGGCAGCCGGGCCGACGTCGTGA
- a CDS encoding cytochrome P450 has protein sequence MNARSDVPDVGDLDLPVLDPDDPSLRGARFHEVLGDLAARSWLARAELGYLVLDRDAGMSFLGDRRLAFPSVQILELQGVHEGPVYDRTRNGLMARTGDDHARLRRLVTPAFTPRATDRLRPRLREMLEELWARVAPNGQTEFVDDFARPLPSMVIAELLGLPGEAERLAAWSDALQGVFKLTAARERAAIETAYLDVYAYVEDLVRERRRHPGDDLVSTLAAISQDGDRLTDDECVSLICSVIAGGTDTTQAQLAHGMRLLVEHPDQWQRLRADPTLAARAANEILRYEPITPFTARLVTARVEHRGVGFPQHTVVFVCSATANRDPALFDAPDRFDITVDRGSAPILTFGYGAHYCLGANLARAELAETFAFLASRMGHVEFAASPVFGPTTGIYTMESVPVRFGPP, from the coding sequence GTGAACGCGCGCTCCGACGTCCCCGACGTCGGCGATCTCGACCTCCCGGTCCTCGACCCCGACGACCCGTCGTTGCGGGGTGCGCGGTTTCACGAGGTGCTCGGCGACCTCGCGGCGCGCAGCTGGCTCGCGCGCGCCGAGCTCGGGTACCTCGTCCTCGACCGCGACGCGGGCATGTCGTTCCTCGGGGATCGCCGCCTCGCGTTCCCGTCGGTGCAGATCCTCGAGCTTCAGGGCGTGCACGAGGGCCCCGTCTACGACCGGACCCGCAACGGCCTCATGGCACGCACGGGCGACGATCACGCGCGGCTGCGGCGGCTCGTGACGCCGGCGTTCACGCCGCGCGCGACGGACCGACTGCGACCGCGACTGCGCGAGATGCTCGAGGAGCTGTGGGCGCGCGTCGCGCCGAACGGTCAGACCGAGTTCGTCGACGACTTCGCGCGCCCACTGCCCTCCATGGTGATCGCGGAGCTGCTGGGGCTCCCCGGCGAGGCCGAGCGGCTCGCGGCGTGGTCCGACGCGCTCCAGGGCGTCTTCAAGCTCACCGCCGCGCGCGAGCGTGCCGCCATCGAGACCGCATACCTCGACGTGTACGCCTACGTCGAGGATCTCGTCCGCGAGCGACGCCGGCACCCGGGCGACGACCTCGTGTCGACGCTCGCGGCCATCTCGCAGGACGGCGACCGGCTGACCGACGACGAGTGCGTGTCGCTGATCTGCTCGGTCATCGCGGGTGGTACCGACACCACCCAGGCGCAGCTCGCACACGGGATGCGACTGCTCGTCGAGCATCCCGACCAGTGGCAGCGACTGCGCGCCGACCCGACGCTCGCCGCCCGCGCGGCGAACGAGATCCTGCGCTACGAGCCGATCACACCGTTCACGGCCCGTCTCGTCACGGCACGCGTCGAGCACCGCGGCGTCGGCTTTCCGCAGCACACGGTCGTGTTCGTCTGCTCTGCCACGGCGAACCGCGATCCGGCGCTGTTCGACGCGCCCGATCGCTTCGACATCACGGTGGACCGGGGCTCCGCGCCGATTCTCACCTTCGGCTACGGCGCGCACTACTGCCTCGGTGCGAACCTCGCGCGCGCCGAGCTCGCGGAGACGTTCGCGTTCCTCGCGTCCCGCATGGGTCACGTCGAGTTCGCGGCCTCGCCGGTGTTCGGGCCGACGACGGGGATCTACACGATGGAATCCGTCCCCGTTCGGTTCGGCCCACCGTGA
- a CDS encoding TetR/AcrR family transcriptional regulator: MSGSDAAPSEAADSRRGPGRPRDARHDEAILTAARELLQEQGYGPLTIEAVASRAGVGRPTIYRRWPSKPALVVTALIQSARLAVPEPDTGSLRGDLVEVQRHQVELMSSADNRRVTAGLVADLAADSELAEIYVSEYLSPRRETVWQVLQRGIDRGELAPDADLAFAYDLLVGPLFMRAVVWGQPLPPDAAEQTTDAVIAAFPGARVGRDSSSPSTRKRRSPTATHRARKR, from the coding sequence GTGTCCGGAAGCGACGCCGCGCCGTCCGAGGCCGCCGACAGCCGTCGCGGGCCCGGGCGTCCCCGGGACGCCCGTCACGACGAGGCGATCCTGACGGCGGCGCGCGAGCTCCTCCAAGAGCAGGGCTACGGCCCGCTCACGATCGAGGCCGTCGCCAGCCGCGCCGGCGTGGGTCGCCCGACGATCTACCGGCGTTGGCCGTCCAAGCCGGCACTCGTCGTCACCGCTCTCATCCAATCCGCGCGCCTCGCGGTGCCCGAACCCGACACGGGGTCTCTGCGTGGGGACCTCGTCGAGGTCCAGCGTCACCAGGTGGAGCTCATGAGCTCGGCGGACAACCGCCGCGTGACGGCAGGCCTCGTCGCCGACCTCGCGGCCGACTCCGAGCTCGCGGAGATCTACGTGAGCGAGTACCTGTCGCCTCGCCGGGAGACGGTGTGGCAGGTCCTCCAACGCGGCATCGACCGCGGTGAGCTCGCTCCCGACGCCGACCTCGCGTTCGCCTACGACCTGCTCGTCGGGCCGCTGTTCATGCGTGCCGTCGTCTGGGGTCAGCCTCTCCCGCCCGACGCCGCCGAGCAGACCACAGACGCGGTCATCGCCGCGTTTCCCGGCGCGCGAGTCGGGCGCGACTCGTCGTCGCCGAGCACGCGCAAGCGTCGTTCGCCGACCGCGACGCACCGCGCCCGCAAGCGCTGA
- a CDS encoding SAM-dependent methyltransferase: MRPDGPSLTAAGVAAARAVLERPSTPTGDREADDRLAASVASRRTDARRERRRRDTREFLSYIATRTKFFDDAVLRAIDTGIAQVVLLGAGYDGRALRFRTPGVRFFEVDHPATQRDKRARLDQLLIDSSDITFVAADFTEPGLGDALARAGHDADAPSLFTCEGVLRYLPEPAFRGLLATAANRAAGRSELAASISTRERGVPESAERLARERQLAAIGEAVLTVPDRQTALAWLREAGWPEITVDEVASFAPGTRPGRLLVVAHRT, encoded by the coding sequence ATGCGCCCGGACGGTCCGTCCCTCACCGCCGCCGGCGTCGCCGCGGCCCGCGCCGTGCTCGAGCGCCCGTCGACGCCGACCGGCGACAGGGAGGCTGACGACCGGTTGGCGGCGTCGGTCGCGAGCAGGCGCACCGACGCCCGACGGGAGAGACGACGCCGCGACACCCGCGAGTTCCTCTCCTACATCGCGACGCGCACGAAGTTCTTCGACGACGCGGTGCTGCGCGCGATCGATACCGGGATCGCCCAGGTCGTCCTCCTCGGTGCCGGCTACGACGGCCGCGCGCTCCGGTTCCGCACACCAGGGGTCCGGTTCTTCGAGGTCGACCACCCAGCCACGCAGCGCGACAAGCGCGCCCGCCTCGACCAGCTGCTCATCGACAGCTCCGACATCACGTTCGTGGCCGCGGACTTCACCGAGCCCGGACTCGGCGACGCGCTCGCGCGCGCGGGTCACGACGCGGACGCACCGTCACTGTTCACGTGCGAGGGCGTCCTGCGCTACTTGCCCGAGCCTGCGTTCCGCGGTCTCCTCGCGACCGCGGCCAACCGCGCCGCGGGGCGAAGCGAGCTCGCGGCGAGCATCTCGACGCGGGAACGCGGGGTGCCCGAGTCCGCCGAGCGTCTGGCGCGCGAGCGCCAACTCGCGGCGATCGGGGAAGCCGTGCTCACCGTGCCGGACCGGCAGACCGCGCTCGCCTGGCTGCGCGAGGCGGGCTGGCCGGAGATCACGGTCGACGAGGTCGCGAGCTTCGCGCCCGGGACACGCCCCGGGCGTCTGCTCGTCGTCGCGCACCGGACCTGA
- a CDS encoding glucose 1-dehydrogenase, giving the protein MTLDGKVAIVTGGNSGIGKAIALALAQQRARIVIDYVADPAATDALEQQIAALGDSAIGVDADVSKVADLQRLVDTAVKAFGRVDVMVNNAGIETRTSVLDTTEDQYAKVLDVNLKSAFFGTQVAAKQMIAQGGGGRIINITSVHEDWPMPGNTPYCLSKGGMRMLTRTAGVELAPHGILVVGVGPGAVATPINQSTMADPTKLQTLDAAIPLGRMAQPGDIASVVAFLASDGASYMTATTVFADGGLMHSSPGL; this is encoded by the coding sequence ATGACGCTCGACGGCAAGGTCGCGATCGTCACCGGTGGCAACAGCGGCATCGGCAAGGCGATCGCCCTCGCGCTCGCGCAGCAACGGGCGCGGATCGTCATCGACTACGTCGCGGACCCCGCGGCGACCGACGCGCTCGAACAGCAGATCGCTGCGCTCGGTGACAGCGCGATCGGTGTCGACGCCGATGTGAGCAAGGTCGCCGACCTGCAGCGTCTCGTCGACACGGCGGTGAAGGCGTTCGGCCGGGTCGACGTGATGGTCAACAACGCGGGGATCGAGACCCGGACCTCGGTGCTCGACACGACCGAGGACCAGTACGCGAAGGTCCTCGACGTCAACCTGAAGAGCGCGTTCTTCGGGACGCAGGTCGCCGCGAAGCAGATGATCGCCCAGGGCGGTGGCGGCCGGATCATCAACATCACGTCGGTGCACGAGGACTGGCCCATGCCGGGCAACACGCCGTACTGCCTCTCGAAGGGCGGGATGCGGATGCTCACGCGCACGGCCGGCGTCGAGCTCGCGCCGCACGGGATCCTCGTCGTCGGGGTCGGCCCGGGCGCGGTCGCGACACCCATCAACCAGTCGACCATGGCCGATCCCACGAAGCTCCAGACGCTCGACGCCGCGATCCCGCTCGGTCGCATGGCCCAGCCAGGTGACATCGCGAGCGTCGTCGCGTTCCTCGCGAGCGACGGCGCGAGCTACATGACCGCGACGACGGTGTTCGCGGACGGCGGCCTCATGCACAGCAGCCCCGGGCTCTGA
- a CDS encoding VTT domain-containing protein yields MHGMLATADVAGIGLPLALILLVPMEAGLPIPIPDDAVMLLVGERVAAGALPWWVGVLALELVAIVGTTLLFVGTRGAGALVNRIARHIGLTAERLARMTAAVERRGRGALAVGRATPGLRTMTGIVAGGSGLTPRRALPPLLLGATVFAQLHLVLGYALGPVARDLIDRAKGLALVLGVVLLVGAAAFWVVRQGRRGGSAAWREAACPACLALGSIGERLVEHGDPGGRLGVIDRRRPPAASRSRS; encoded by the coding sequence ATGCACGGAATGCTCGCCACGGCCGACGTCGCCGGGATCGGGCTCCCGCTCGCCCTGATCCTGCTCGTTCCCATGGAGGCCGGGCTGCCGATACCGATTCCCGACGACGCGGTCATGCTGCTCGTGGGTGAGCGGGTCGCGGCGGGCGCCCTGCCGTGGTGGGTCGGTGTGCTCGCGCTCGAGCTCGTCGCGATCGTCGGGACGACATTGCTCTTCGTCGGCACGCGCGGCGCGGGCGCGCTCGTGAACCGCATCGCGCGGCACATCGGGCTGACTGCGGAACGGCTGGCGAGGATGACGGCTGCGGTCGAACGCCGCGGGCGTGGCGCGCTCGCGGTCGGCCGTGCGACGCCGGGGTTGCGCACGATGACCGGGATCGTGGCAGGAGGCTCCGGTCTGACGCCGCGCCGGGCACTCCCGCCGCTGCTCCTCGGCGCGACCGTGTTCGCACAACTCCACTTGGTGCTCGGCTACGCGTTGGGTCCGGTCGCGCGCGATCTCATCGATCGCGCGAAGGGACTCGCGCTCGTCCTCGGTGTGGTGTTGCTCGTCGGCGCGGCAGCCTTCTGGGTCGTCCGCCAGGGCCGGCGTGGCGGCTCGGCGGCCTGGCGCGAAGCGGCGTGTCCGGCCTGCCTCGCACTCGGCTCGATCGGTGAACGCCTCGTCGAGCATGGCGACCCGGGCGGCCGCCTCGGTGTGATCGACCGTCGGCGACCGCCCGCAGCGTCGCGATCGCGGAGCTGA
- the ligD gene encoding non-homologous end-joining DNA ligase, producing MSDGESREGVALTNLDQPLFDGAGATKRDLVDYLDGVRDRILPALADRPLSVVRVHRGQDAFMQKNVPKYTPEWIPTVRLWAETSKRDVSYALCDDRRTLLWFANQRAVEYHPTLVRLPHLDRVTHLVLDLDPPDAGAFRMAVDAARLVHEVLTAAGMSGAVKTSGAKGLHVFVPIDTDTPPEDAAAAMRAIAARAEQLDPAIATTAFIKADRGGKVFLDSTRAFGATVVAAYSPRVRPGTPVSFPLRWDDLDDAAPGDFTIHTALRSLGDTDPWSSEMPAPHAVDAGLVEEGRAIPVARVQAMHEGKRRARARRSR from the coding sequence GTGAGCGACGGTGAGTCGCGCGAGGGCGTGGCGCTCACGAACCTCGACCAGCCCCTCTTCGACGGGGCCGGCGCGACGAAGCGCGACCTCGTCGACTACCTCGACGGCGTCCGTGATCGCATCCTCCCGGCCCTCGCGGACCGCCCGCTGTCCGTCGTGCGCGTGCACCGCGGCCAGGACGCGTTCATGCAGAAGAACGTGCCGAAGTACACGCCGGAGTGGATCCCGACCGTACGGCTCTGGGCCGAGACGTCGAAGCGCGACGTGTCGTACGCGCTCTGCGACGACCGGCGCACGCTGCTGTGGTTCGCGAACCAGCGTGCGGTCGAGTACCACCCGACGCTCGTGCGATTGCCGCACCTCGACCGGGTGACCCACCTCGTGCTCGACCTCGACCCGCCCGACGCCGGCGCGTTCCGCATGGCGGTCGACGCGGCTCGTCTCGTGCACGAGGTCCTCACCGCGGCCGGGATGTCGGGCGCGGTCAAGACGAGCGGCGCGAAGGGCCTCCACGTGTTCGTGCCGATCGACACGGACACACCGCCCGAGGACGCCGCGGCCGCGATGCGGGCGATCGCGGCGCGCGCCGAGCAACTCGATCCCGCGATCGCGACGACCGCGTTCATCAAGGCGGATCGCGGCGGCAAGGTGTTTCTCGACTCGACGCGTGCCTTCGGCGCGACGGTCGTCGCGGCGTACAGCCCGCGTGTGCGTCCGGGCACGCCGGTGTCGTTCCCGCTCCGCTGGGACGACCTCGACGACGCCGCTCCCGGCGACTTCACGATCCACACGGCGCTCCGCTCGCTCGGGGACACGGACCCGTGGTCGAGCGAGATGCCCGCGCCGCATGCCGTCGATGCGGGCCTCGTCGAGGAGGGCCGCGCGATCCCGGTCGCGCGGGTGCAGGCCATGCACGAGGGCAAGCGCCGGGCCCGGGCCCGCCGGTCGCGCTGA
- a CDS encoding sigma-70 family RNA polymerase sigma factor produces MAGLAASEPDAASAFVRRFQRRVFGLALSIVGDVRAAEGVAQKAFVRAWRHADGFDARRGSVAAWLLSITRSLAIDAVCASRPDAVATADVGLEAQTTSGRDQVEGCAPRDDVARVYAALSELPEEQRRAVLLARVWGCSARDIAAREGIPLETAKTRIRAGIRRLRPALTTAEPCSAARA; encoded by the coding sequence GTGGCGGGCCTCGCGGCGTCGGAGCCGGACGCCGCATCCGCCTTCGTTCGACGGTTCCAACGCCGGGTGTTCGGCCTCGCGCTGAGCATCGTCGGCGATGTGCGCGCGGCCGAGGGTGTCGCCCAGAAGGCCTTCGTCCGGGCGTGGCGGCACGCCGACGGGTTCGACGCGCGACGCGGCAGCGTCGCGGCGTGGCTCCTCAGCATCACGCGCAGCCTGGCGATCGATGCGGTTTGCGCGAGCCGCCCGGACGCGGTCGCGACGGCAGACGTCGGCCTCGAGGCACAAACGACATCGGGACGCGACCAGGTCGAGGGATGCGCTCCACGCGATGACGTCGCGCGCGTCTACGCCGCGCTGTCAGAGCTACCGGAGGAGCAGCGCCGCGCCGTGCTGCTCGCGCGGGTGTGGGGCTGCAGCGCACGCGACATCGCCGCGCGCGAAGGCATTCCGCTCGAGACCGCGAAGACCCGCATCCGCGCCGGCATCAGGCGATTGCGACCCGCGCTCACCACAGCCGAACCGTGCTCGGCCGCACGCGCGTGA